In Chryseobacterium sp., the genomic window ACCTTGCCAACAGCTATAGTTTCAGAGGATATTATAAGCAGGTTTTCGGTGAACTTCATGAAGAAGTAAAAGAAGCCTTCCCACATACCACAGAGGATTCTTTCCCGGGTATTCTGGCCAATGTGATCGCAGGAAGGATCACGAACCGTCTGGATCTTGGCGGCAGAAACTTTACTGTAGATGCAGCGTGTGCTTCTTCATTAGCCGCTATTGATCTGGCTTGTCAGGAACTTGTGTTAGGAAAATCCGATATGGTTCTTGCAGGTGGAGCAGATTTACACAACGGAATCAATGATTACCTGATGTTCTCCAGTACTCACGCCCTTTCCAGAAAAGGAAGATGTGCTACTTTTGACGGTGAGGCAGACGGTATTGCTCTTGGAGAAGGTATTGCCATCCTTGTTTTAAAAAGATATGAGGACGCTGTATGTGATGGTGACCGTATTTATTCAGTAATCAAAGGAGTTGGCGGATCTAGTGACGGTAAAGCATTGGGATTGACTGCTCCAAGACAAATAGGCCAGGTAAGAGCATTAGAACGTGCTTATTCCCAAGCTGGTATCAGTGCTGCTTCTGTAGGTTTAGTGGAAGCTCACGGTACAGGAACTGTAGTAGGTGACAAAACAGAATTAAGTGCATTGACTAATTTATTCAGCCGTTCAGGGGCATTGCCTGGGCAGACTCATTTAGGTTCTGTGAAAACACAGATCGGACATACCAAATGTGCGGCTGGATTGGCAGGTTTAATCAAAGCTTCCCTGGCAGTATATCACGGGGTAAAACCTCCTACTCTTCACCTTCAACAGCCTAACGCTTATTATAATGCACAAACCAGTCCCTTCTCTTTCCATGCAGAAAGTGGACTATGGACTGAAAAGAACCGCTATGCCGGAATCAGTGCTTTTGGATTTGGAGGAACAAACTTCCATACGGTCATTGCCAATCACCCAAAACAAAATGACTCTATAGCCATGCAGTCATGGCCTTCAGAACTATTTGTTTTCCGTGGAGATACCTATGAAGAAGCGAAAGGACAATTGGGACAGGTCAAATCTTTATTAGAGATCAATGATGGACTTCCCTTAAAAGATATTGCTTACAGTTTAAGCATAAGCTCAGAAAAGACAATCCAGTTAAGCATTGTTGCTGATACTGCAGAAGATCTGATGATGAAATTGAACTGGTATTGCTAGGGATTGAAACAAAAGACACCTTTACCGTGAATAAAAAAGAAGGTAAAGTAGCCTTTTTATTCCCTGGACAAGGCAGCCAGAGAATCAATATGGCTCGTGACTTATTCGTCGTTTTCCCGGCTATGCGTAAGATTATTGATGAGTATCCTGAACTTGAAAAAGTGGTTTTTCCATCTAAAACCTTTAACGAAGCTGATTTAAAACAACAAAAAGAAACCATTAAAGATACCCGTTTAGCACAACCCCTTTTAGGAATTGTAGACCTTGCATTAGCTCAATTCCTGGAGTCACTGGGCATTATTCCGGATATGCTGGCAGGTCATAGCTATGGTGAAATACCGGCTTTATGTTTTGCAGGGGTATTTGGAGAGGATCAATTGGTTGACTTAAGTGTTCAGAGAGCTCACTCTATTTTAGATTCCGTAGAAGGTGGAGATCCAGGCTCCATGCTGGCAGCAAGTGCTACCCACGAACGTTTACAGCCGGTCATTGCTAAAGTAGAAGGATGTTATCCGGTCAACTTTAACGCTCCTACTCAATGTGTTATTGCAGGAAGTACAGAAGCAATCAACAAATTACTGGAAATCCTTAAACAGGAAGGTATTTCTGCTAAAAAACTAGAAGTAGCCTGTGCATTCCACAGCCCGTTATTGGCAAAATCCAAGGATTTATATGCTCATGTATTAAAAGACGTTCCTTTCCAGGAAATGCAGATTCCTGTATGGTCCAATACTACTGCGGAAGTATATCCGGCGAATCCATCTGAAATAAAAGAAAGACTTACTGATCATCTGGTACAGCCTGTAAGATTCGTAGAGCAGCTTCAGGCAATGTACAACGATGGCGCAAGAATTTTCATCGAAGTAGGACCAGGAAAAGTACTTACCGGATTGACTAAATCCTGCCTGGAAAAAGATCAGCTGACTTTATATGTTGAAGACAACAGCCGCAATAAATTCAGTCACCTGCTTTGCATGTTGGCACAATATTTAGGAACTGGCCGAAGCTTCAGTATTGATAAACTTTTTGATGGCCGCAGCGTTAAGGTTATTGATCTTAACCAACCTGAGCTTTACAAGAAGAGCCCAGCCATCTGGCATGTTAACGGGCAGACTGCCCACCCAACTCATGGTAATCTGCCATCTAATGGTGCTTTACCACTCATAAACCCTATTCCCATGAACAATTTTACTAATCAACCACAGGCCCCTGCAACTGAAGCTCAGTCTACTGCTGAACGTATGCTGCAGGAATATTTAAACAGCATGAAATTAATGATACAGGCACAGCGTGATGTGATGCTTTCCTTTATGGGACAGAATCCTCAGGCATTCCCTGCTCCTGTATACAATGCTCCGGTACAGGCTCCGGTTCAACAGCCAATATCTGCCATTCCGGTTCAGCCTGTTCAGCAGGAAAGACCGGTAGCCGTTGCAGCTGTGAAACAAGTTCCATCAAGAGATATCAAATCCTTATTACTGCAGGTGGTAAGTGACAAAACAGGATATCCTCAGGAAATGCTGGGTATGGAAATGGATCTGGAAGCGGATTTAAGTATTGATTCCATTAAAAGAGTTGAAATCATCGGAACACTTCGTAATGAACTGGGAAGTCTGGGTAACGGAAATACCAGTGAAGATACCGTTATGGAACAATTAGCAGGAATAAAAACCTTAAGCGGTCTTGTTTCATGGCTTACTGAATATACAGGAACAGAAACTTCTGAAGCTCCTGAAAAAAACGGATCAGCAAATGAACCTGCAGCTTCAAAATTACCAACTCAACCAGCATTCTCTCTCGAAGATCTTCAAAATGCTATTCTGAATATTGTAAGTGAAAAAACAGGATACCCGAAAGAAATGTTAGGTCTGGACTTAGATCTGGAAGCTGATTTAAGTATCGATTCCATTAAGCGTATGGAAATCATTGGTGACCTTAAAACCAAGATCGGTTTTGGTCAAAACCTTGAACAGGCGGATGATGTCATGGAAAAACTGGCTGCCATTAAAACACTTCGCGGTCTGGCAAGCTGGATCAGCGAAATGAATGGTGAAACCAACGAAGCTACTCAGGAAACAAAAGAAACAAATACCGCAGAACCAACCCAAAATGTACTTTCACGTCTTCGTTTTGATATCACACCGACTGACGCTTCTCTAGTACAAAATACAGAAGTATTGCAGGGGAAACGTTTCGCCATCACTCAAGATGACAGCAAACAAACGTCTGCAATCAAAGAAGCGTTGGAAAAACATGGAGCCATCGTGGAATTAGTAGATACAGAAAAAGATCTTTCAAACATTGATGGATTAATTATGTTAGACCTATTCTCCGCAACGGATAAACCAAGCATTATCGATCACGTAGATCTGATCAAAAAACTGGATTTTGATAAAGCAAAATGGGTGTACCTGATTTCAGATATCCCGGCACACCTTCAGGAAATAACGGATGCCCGCGTATTGCGTCATCATCAGGGATATCCGGGTCTGTTCAAGAGTTTAGCAAGAGAGTTTGACCATACTACTTGCAGATTGATCAGTCTAAGTACTCCTCAGGAAGTGGATCAGATTGCTGAAATTACTTTAAAGGAAATCCTTACTAATGATAAACCTGCTGAAATTATTTACAAAAATGACCAACGACATAAAGTAGATATCATTCCTTCTCCATTGTCAACCAGCCTGGAAGAAGTTCATATCCAACTGGATCAGAAATCTGTTGTTTTGGTACTTGGAGGTGCACAAGGGATTACCGCTGAACTGGCAAAACATATGTCCCAAGCTTATCCCTGCACTTATATCCTGGTGGGAAGATCAGCAGATCCAAGAAATGAAGCCTCTTCTCTGAAGGAATTTGAAGGAATGAAAACCAAGGAAGAAATAAGAAGCTTCCTTATCAAATCCGGCCAATTCACTTCTCCTGCAGAAATAGAAAAAGAAACAACAAGAGTTTTCAAAAACAATCAGATCCTGCGCACAATCCGTGATATGGAAGCGCTTGGGAACACCATTATTTATCAATCATTAGACCTTTGCGATGAAGAAGGTTTAGGTAACCTGATCAGCAGTATTTATGAAAAATACGACCGTCTGGACGGAGTGATTCACGGAGCCGGTCTTTTGGAAGACAAGCTTTTCAAACAGAAGACCACCAGTTCTTTCGGACGTGTATTCGATACGAAAGTAAAACCTTTGCGTGTATTGGCAGAACAACTGCGTACAGATTGCCAGTTTGTGGTTCTTTTTTCAAGTATAGCTTCAGTATATGGTAACAAAGGCCAGACAGATTATGCTGCGGCCAACAGTGTACTGGATGATTATGCGAATGCTTTAAATAAAAGATTAAAAGGAAAAGTAATCTCCATCAACTGGGGGCCTTGGAAAGGTGCCGGAATGGTTTCTTCCACCCTCGAATCAGAGTACGAACGCAGAGGTATTTCTATGATTCCATTGGATGAAGGGAAAGAAACCTTCCTTAACGAGATCAAATACGGAACTGAAAGCCAAGTGCTGATCATGTCAGGAAACAATTGGTAACCCTCTGTATAAAAAAGTATGAAAAAAACAGATGTTGCTGTAATTGGTCTATCCTGTGTCTTTCCCGGGGCACAGGATGCCAACACTTTTTGGCAGAATATTGTCAATAAAGTCGATTCTACCGAGCTCGCTCCGGCTGATCGGATCGATCCGGTTCATTTTAGTGATGCGACAAGTCCCGTTGATCGTTTTTATTGTCAGCGTGGAGGGTTTATCCCTGATTACACCTTCGATCCTACCGCGTTTGGTATTCTGCCATTGGCTGTTGAAGGTACGGAACCGGATCATTTGCTGACCCTTGATCTGGTACAGAAAGCACTGGAAGATGCAGGGGTATTCCAAAAGAAGGTTTCTCTTGAAAAAACAGGGATTATCATCGGTAAAGGAAACTATACCGGTCCCGGAGCTACCCGGGCTATTGAAATTGTAAGAACCGGCGAGCAGATCTCCTCGTTACTGCAGGAATTACTGCCTCACGTTTCTTCTGCAGACATTGAAAAGGTAAAACATGCCTTCCAGGAACGTAAAGGACGTTTTGCAGCAGATACTGCCATGGGATTAATTCCCAATCTTGTTGCCTCTCTTGTAGCCAACCGCTTCAATTTAGGCGGAGCCGCATTTACCGTTGATGCCGCTTGCGCCTCTGCTTTAATTGCTGTAGATCATGCCGTACAGGAACTTCAGAGAGGTCGTTCCGACATCATGATTGCAGGAGGCGTACACACAGGACAGAATGCCGCTTTCTGGAGTATTTTTGCCCAGCTGGGAGCCATGTCTCATCAACAGCAGATCAAGCCGTTCAGTATAGATGCTGACGGTCTATTGATTGGTGAAGGCTGCGGTTTTGTAGTCTTAAAAAGATTGGAAGATGCCGTTCGGGATCAGGATAAAATCTATGCTGTGATTAAAGGGGTGGGCGTAAGCAGTGATGGTAATGGAACCAGCGTGATGAGTCCTTCAGTAAAAGGTCAGTTAAAGGCTTTGGAACAGGCATGGATCAATGCTGATTTAGATAAAAATAAAGTAGGATATCTTGAGGCTCATGGCACAGGAACTCCCCTTGGAGATAAAACAGAGCTTCAGACCTTAGCTCAGTTCTTCGGAAAAGAAGAAGCGGCCCCGGCAGCAGGGATCGGATCGGTAAAGTCCAATATTGGGCATGCTATGCCGGCAGCCGGAATTGCAGGATTGATTAAAACCTGTTTAGCATTACATCACGATACTTTGCCGCCAACCTTATATTGTGAGAATCCCACTGCAGAGATGCAGAACACAAGATTTGAACCCGTACAGGAAGCCAAAAACTGGTCAAAAACAGGACTGCCAAAAGTAGCTGCAGTGAATGCTTTCGGATTCGGCGGGATCAATGCACATGTTGTCCTTGAAGGCTATGATATGCCGAAAAAAGATCATGTGTTGATATTGGCAAGACCTAGCCATGAAGAACTGCTTTCAGCATTACAAAATAATGAAACGACCATTGGTGAAGGTGATTTCAGAGTTGCTATCTTCGATCCTACTCCCGCAAGAGTAGAAAAAGCCATTAAAATTGTTTCCAAGAATATTACCTGGAGAAACAAACAGGATATCTGGTATACTTCTGCTCCATTATTAAAATATGGCGGTAAAGTAGCTTTTGTATTCCCTGGCTTAGACGGCCTGGCAAAAGGTGAGGTAGATAGTGTGAGCCGTTATTTTGGATTAACAGCTCCTATCGAAACGGAAGGTGAAGGACTTTTAACCGACGCTTTAAATATCTTCAACAATTGCAGTATCCTTGATCATTCACTGAAAAAACTGGGAATTATCCCAGATATGAATGCCGGACACAGTTTAGGAGAATGGCTGGCGGGTTACTCTTCAGAATTAGCGGAAGCCAACTCTGTGAAAGCATTAATTGATGTGCTGAATCCTGAAACATTTGAATTAAAGGATTCCAAGTTCATTGCCATCGGAGCGGGAATTGATGTTATAAAACCTTTTATCACTGAAATTTCAAACCTTTATGTTTCCAATGACAATTGCCCTAATCAGGTGATTCTTTGCGGAAGCAATACAGCTCTGGATGAATTAGTGCCTTTGTTAAAAGCAAAACAGATCTTCCATCAGGTATTGCCATTCCAGTCCGGATTCCACTCTCCTTTTATCGCGGATAAACTGGATGTCATCCTTGCGGGAATGGAAAAGGCACAGTTCCAGCAGACAAAAATACCATTGTGGTCTGCTACCACATTAGAACCTTATCCTGCAGATCAGGCAGCGATCAGAAAACTGAGTGCCGAGCATTTGGTGCAGCCTGTTCGTTTCCGTGAACTGACAGATAGATTATACGAAGAAGGTGCAAGAGTCTTCATCCAGGTAGGCACAGGAGGTCTGATCGGATTTATTGATGATACCTTAAAGGGGAAAGCCTTCAGTACGATTGCTTCCAGCGTTCCTACTCGTTCCGCATCAGCACAACTACAACGTGTAGTCGCTTCATTATTTGTAGAAGGGAAAACAATCGCTCTTGATTTTCTGGAGATTCAGAATCATTCTAAAAGACCATCAGGAAAAGGCATTAAGTTGGAATTAGGGTCGCCTATTATCCGTAATTTTAAAGAAGTTAAAGCACTGGCTCAATCTTTTGAGGCACCAAAACAATATACCGCAACCGCTTCATCCATTGCCACAAAAAGTGGTCATCCACTGGTACAGGCATTCCAGGACAACGTTGCGGATATGATCCGTATGCAGGAAGAAGTACTGACTTTATTCCAGAACCGTCCGGAAATTACAATCCAAAGACCTACCCCTGTAGTTCCTACAGCTCAAAAGGCATCAAGAAGTACAACCTTCTCAAAAGACTTGTATGTAACCCTGGAAAGTCATCCTTACCTGATCGACCACAGCTTATTGAGACAGCCTAAAGGATGGGCTCATGTCGCTGATATGGAGCCGGTGATTCCGATGACCATGATCTTTGAGCAGCTTGCAGAAATTGCGGAAGCTGAAGCTCCGGGAACGCAGGTTCATAAAATCATGAACGTAAGTGTATTCCAATGGATGAACGTTGCCAGTCCTTTTGAAAAAACAGTAAAAGGAGAATGGCGCTCACCGAATCACGCTTATCTGGATATTGATAATTTTGCAAATGCAGAGGTCCTATTGAAGTCTTCTCCTGTACCTGCACCTGTATTCAACCTTTCCATCGGTGATCTTTTGCCCATTGAAAGAACTCCGGAAGAGATCTATGACATGCACATGTTCCATGGAGATCAATATCAGGGAATTACTGAAGTTTCAGCCGTTGGAAACAAGGGAATTGTAGGAAAAATCAAAGGAAACGGCGGTAAAGGTTCTTTATTGGATAATGCAGGACAGTTATTCGGGCTTTGGCTTCAGCTTACTTTGGTGAAAGACCGTATTGCATTCCCCGTGAAAATCAGAGATATTGAATTCTTCGGAGATATGCACGATCAGGAAGGTATTTTTGAATGTACCTGTATGCTGACCGAGCTTAATGATGAATTTGCCATCGCCGATATCATCCTGAAAAGAGACGGAAAAGTATGGTGCGCCATTACCGGCTGGCAGAACAGAAGAATGGAAATTGATGCTCCGTTATGGAATGTTTCCATGTCACCGCTGCACAACCGTCTTTCTGAAGAGATTGCTCCTGAAGTATTCTTCTTCCACCAGGCGTATACCAGAGTCGCTTCATGGGATTTTATCCTGAAAAGATATTTCAACCAAACGGAAAAACAGCATCACCAGCAATTATTACCCAACAAAAAGAAAAACTGGATGGTAAGCCGTGTAGCGGTGAAAGATGCTGTAAGAAACCTTCTTCGCCAGGAAAAAAATCATGCCTGCTTCCCAATCACCTTTGAAATCCGTTCCGATGAAGTGGGGAAACCTTACCTCATCAGTGATTTTACGGAAGACATCCATATTTCTTTAGCTCATAAAGGCAAAGAAGCCGTGGGCATTGCGAGATATGGAAAATCTGTAGGAATCGATATGGAGCTGATGGAAGAACGCAGTTCAGGATTCTACGACATGGTATTTACCGACAAAGAATTAACCTTATTAAAAGACAGAGATCAGGCAGAATGGACCACCCGTTTCTGGGTAGCCAAGGAAGCTTACGGAAAATTCCTGGGAACAGGACTGAAAGGAAATCCTAAAGCCTTCGAAGTCGAAATGATAAAAGACGATCACCTGTGGATCAACAACATTGAAATCAAAACTATTAAACATCAAAATTATATCATCGGATGGACACTGTAAACGCAACATTAAAAATGAACCACGAAGAACTATTCACTCTTTTAAAAGGTTTTATTACTGAAGTGATAGGCGCTGAATTTGTAGAAGAAATGGATATTACTCCTGAAAGTTCATTCACCAAAGATCTTGAAATGGACAGCATCGAGATTGTTTCTTTTTCTGAAAAAATCAAAGCGCATTTTGGCGATCAGATCGACTTTACAGGTTGGTTATCTTCTATGGATCTTGACCAGCTTATTAATCTTGACCTTAGTATGATCATCAATTATATCTACGAATGCCAATAATCACGGTCAATAACAGACAAGTTCATATACAGGAACTCAACAAAGGTGCCGAACAAACCGTGGTATTGATCCACGGTATGTTCAGTAACCTGTCCATTTATTATTTTAATATTGCCCCTGTGCTGGCAAAGCATTTCCATGTGGTGATGTACGATCTGAAAAGCCACGGAATGAGTGAGCGATTTTTGAATGGTTATGACCTTGAGAACA contains:
- a CDS encoding SDR family NAD(P)-dependent oxidoreductase, translating into MLGIETKDTFTVNKKEGKVAFLFPGQGSQRINMARDLFVVFPAMRKIIDEYPELEKVVFPSKTFNEADLKQQKETIKDTRLAQPLLGIVDLALAQFLESLGIIPDMLAGHSYGEIPALCFAGVFGEDQLVDLSVQRAHSILDSVEGGDPGSMLAASATHERLQPVIAKVEGCYPVNFNAPTQCVIAGSTEAINKLLEILKQEGISAKKLEVACAFHSPLLAKSKDLYAHVLKDVPFQEMQIPVWSNTTAEVYPANPSEIKERLTDHLVQPVRFVEQLQAMYNDGARIFIEVGPGKVLTGLTKSCLEKDQLTLYVEDNSRNKFSHLLCMLAQYLGTGRSFSIDKLFDGRSVKVIDLNQPELYKKSPAIWHVNGQTAHPTHGNLPSNGALPLINPIPMNNFTNQPQAPATEAQSTAERMLQEYLNSMKLMIQAQRDVMLSFMGQNPQAFPAPVYNAPVQAPVQQPISAIPVQPVQQERPVAVAAVKQVPSRDIKSLLLQVVSDKTGYPQEMLGMEMDLEADLSIDSIKRVEIIGTLRNELGSLGNGNTSEDTVMEQLAGIKTLSGLVSWLTEYTGTETSEAPEKNGSANEPAASKLPTQPAFSLEDLQNAILNIVSEKTGYPKEMLGLDLDLEADLSIDSIKRMEIIGDLKTKIGFGQNLEQADDVMEKLAAIKTLRGLASWISEMNGETNEATQETKETNTAEPTQNVLSRLRFDITPTDASLVQNTEVLQGKRFAITQDDSKQTSAIKEALEKHGAIVELVDTEKDLSNIDGLIMLDLFSATDKPSIIDHVDLIKKLDFDKAKWVYLISDIPAHLQEITDARVLRHHQGYPGLFKSLAREFDHTTCRLISLSTPQEVDQIAEITLKEILTNDKPAEIIYKNDQRHKVDIIPSPLSTSLEEVHIQLDQKSVVLVLGGAQGITAELAKHMSQAYPCTYILVGRSADPRNEASSLKEFEGMKTKEEIRSFLIKSGQFTSPAEIEKETTRVFKNNQILRTIRDMEALGNTIIYQSLDLCDEEGLGNLISSIYEKYDRLDGVIHGAGLLEDKLFKQKTTSSFGRVFDTKVKPLRVLAEQLRTDCQFVVLFSSIASVYGNKGQTDYAAANSVLDDYANALNKRLKGKVISINWGPWKGAGMVSSTLESEYERRGISMIPLDEGKETFLNEIKYGTESQVLIMSGNNW
- a CDS encoding acyl carrier protein; amino-acid sequence: MDTVNATLKMNHEELFTLLKGFITEVIGAEFVEEMDITPESSFTKDLEMDSIEIVSFSEKIKAHFGDQIDFTGWLSSMDLDQLINLDLSMIINYIYECQ
- a CDS encoding beta-ketoacyl synthase N-terminal-like domain-containing protein, whose protein sequence is MKKTDVAVIGLSCVFPGAQDANTFWQNIVNKVDSTELAPADRIDPVHFSDATSPVDRFYCQRGGFIPDYTFDPTAFGILPLAVEGTEPDHLLTLDLVQKALEDAGVFQKKVSLEKTGIIIGKGNYTGPGATRAIEIVRTGEQISSLLQELLPHVSSADIEKVKHAFQERKGRFAADTAMGLIPNLVASLVANRFNLGGAAFTVDAACASALIAVDHAVQELQRGRSDIMIAGGVHTGQNAAFWSIFAQLGAMSHQQQIKPFSIDADGLLIGEGCGFVVLKRLEDAVRDQDKIYAVIKGVGVSSDGNGTSVMSPSVKGQLKALEQAWINADLDKNKVGYLEAHGTGTPLGDKTELQTLAQFFGKEEAAPAAGIGSVKSNIGHAMPAAGIAGLIKTCLALHHDTLPPTLYCENPTAEMQNTRFEPVQEAKNWSKTGLPKVAAVNAFGFGGINAHVVLEGYDMPKKDHVLILARPSHEELLSALQNNETTIGEGDFRVAIFDPTPARVEKAIKIVSKNITWRNKQDIWYTSAPLLKYGGKVAFVFPGLDGLAKGEVDSVSRYFGLTAPIETEGEGLLTDALNIFNNCSILDHSLKKLGIIPDMNAGHSLGEWLAGYSSELAEANSVKALIDVLNPETFELKDSKFIAIGAGIDVIKPFITEISNLYVSNDNCPNQVILCGSNTALDELVPLLKAKQIFHQVLPFQSGFHSPFIADKLDVILAGMEKAQFQQTKIPLWSATTLEPYPADQAAIRKLSAEHLVQPVRFRELTDRLYEEGARVFIQVGTGGLIGFIDDTLKGKAFSTIASSVPTRSASAQLQRVVASLFVEGKTIALDFLEIQNHSKRPSGKGIKLELGSPIIRNFKEVKALAQSFEAPKQYTATASSIATKSGHPLVQAFQDNVADMIRMQEEVLTLFQNRPEITIQRPTPVVPTAQKASRSTTFSKDLYVTLESHPYLIDHSLLRQPKGWAHVADMEPVIPMTMIFEQLAEIAEAEAPGTQVHKIMNVSVFQWMNVASPFEKTVKGEWRSPNHAYLDIDNFANAEVLLKSSPVPAPVFNLSIGDLLPIERTPEEIYDMHMFHGDQYQGITEVSAVGNKGIVGKIKGNGGKGSLLDNAGQLFGLWLQLTLVKDRIAFPVKIRDIEFFGDMHDQEGIFECTCMLTELNDEFAIADIILKRDGKVWCAITGWQNRRMEIDAPLWNVSMSPLHNRLSEEIAPEVFFFHQAYTRVASWDFILKRYFNQTEKQHHQQLLPNKKKNWMVSRVAVKDAVRNLLRQEKNHACFPITFEIRSDEVGKPYLISDFTEDIHISLAHKGKEAVGIARYGKSVGIDMELMEERSSGFYDMVFTDKELTLLKDRDQAEWTTRFWVAKEAYGKFLGTGLKGNPKAFEVEMIKDDHLWINNIEIKTIKHQNYIIGWTL